A genomic window from Leptolyngbya sp. BL0902 includes:
- a CDS encoding AAA family ATPase: MQIKRLEYYDDEYKWKLAEVDFLPNLNLLVGVSGVGKTRILRSIYSLKSIANGASLNGVKWNVCFIADNNLEYTWSGEFETKENAISIDESPEENEQVKLISEKLVCNNESVLIERKDSEIIFNGVKTPKLSPFESVVELLKQEDQIAPVKESLDKIILADSDSIDRVWRLPISIFKKFEKSSLSVLKESGLPVPIKLAILYRILPEEFNRIKEAFMSIFPNVSDVKIETIKDEDIPIALSKLLKEATTISIREKGVDGWIENISSGMMKTLMYISELYLAPENCIILIDEFENSLGINCLDSVTELVLDDKNSQFIITSHHPYIINNFSPAYWKIIIRKAGLVTAKSPEDFHISQSRQKAFIDLINVLEDEADLEEQR, encoded by the coding sequence ATGCAAATAAAAAGATTAGAGTACTACGATGATGAGTATAAGTGGAAGCTAGCAGAAGTCGATTTTTTGCCAAATCTAAACCTCCTAGTTGGTGTATCTGGTGTTGGGAAAACAAGAATACTCAGATCCATTTATAGCTTGAAGTCTATAGCTAATGGCGCATCCCTTAACGGAGTTAAATGGAATGTTTGTTTCATTGCAGACAACAATCTTGAATATACTTGGAGTGGGGAGTTTGAAACAAAAGAAAATGCCATCTCAATCGACGAGAGTCCAGAAGAAAATGAGCAGGTAAAACTTATAAGTGAAAAGCTAGTCTGCAATAATGAAAGTGTTTTGATAGAGCGAAAAGACTCGGAAATAATATTTAATGGGGTCAAGACTCCTAAGCTATCACCTTTTGAAAGTGTTGTTGAGCTATTGAAGCAAGAGGATCAAATTGCTCCCGTAAAAGAGTCATTAGATAAAATTATATTGGCTGATTCTGACAGTATTGATCGGGTTTGGCGTTTGCCAATATCTATCTTTAAAAAGTTTGAAAAATCTTCGCTTTCTGTTTTGAAGGAAAGTGGCTTGCCAGTACCTATAAAGCTAGCTATTCTCTACAGGATACTTCCAGAAGAATTCAATAGAATTAAAGAAGCTTTCATGTCGATCTTCCCAAATGTCTCAGACGTAAAAATTGAGACAATAAAAGACGAGGATATCCCTATCGCGCTATCTAAACTCCTAAAGGAGGCTACCACAATCAGTATTAGAGAAAAAGGCGTAGATGGTTGGATCGAAAATATCTCATCAGGAATGATGAAGACGTTAATGTATATTAGTGAGCTATATCTAGCTCCTGAAAACTGCATTATCCTGATTGACGAGTTTGAAAATAGTTTAGGCATTAACTGTCTAGACAGTGTGACCGAACTTGTGCTGGATGATAAAAATTCACAATTTATTATTACTAGCCATCATCCCTACATAATAAATAATTTTAGTCCCGCCTATTGGAAGATAATAATTCGAAAGGCTGGCTTAGTAACTGCCAAAAGTCCAGAAGATTTTCATATATCTCAGTCTAGACAGAAAGCATTTATCGATTTAATAAATGTTCTGGAAGATGAAGCAGATTTAGAAGAGCAGAGATGA